The Rhododendron vialii isolate Sample 1 chromosome 5a, ASM3025357v1 genome contains a region encoding:
- the LOC131326229 gene encoding uncharacterized protein LOC131326229 has protein sequence MSARKWSLYTPAGRKVMGKGGGHWVRSISSEFPIQIEVPIKKILRRLRDQGIISRRRPWPIHMACLMNVSDGDIVNWSADIAISPLSYYRCRDNLYQVRMIVDHQIRWSAVFTPAHKQKSSARNIIPKYSKDSNIINKEGGKTLVEFPNSIELGKLRPIRTTRSTQLLV, from the coding sequence ATGAGTGCCCGAAAGTGGTCATTGTATACTCCCGCGGGTCGAAAGGTGATGGGGAAAGGAGGGGGACACTGGGTGAGATCTATCAGCAGCGAATTCCCCATACAAATAGAGGTGCCTATCAAAAAGATACTCCGAAGGCTTCGAGATCAAGGTATCATTAGCCGAAGAAGACCCTGGCCAATCCATATGGCCTGCTTGATGAACGTTAGCGACGGAGACATAGTAAATTGGTCCGCGGACATTGCGATAAGTCCTCTGTCCTACTATAGATGCCGCGACAACCTTTACCAAGTCCGAATGATTGTCGACCACCAGATCCGCTGGTCTGCAGTATTCACCCCGGCCCACAAGCAAAAATCCTCGGCGCGGAATATAATCCCAAAGTACTCCAAagactcaaatataataaataaagaagGTGGGAAGACCCTTGTAGAGTTCCCCAACAGCATAGAGCTTGGGAAGCTCAGACCCATCCGAACAACAAGGAGCACTCAACTATTAGTCTAG